In Synechococcus sp. PCC 6312, one genomic interval encodes:
- a CDS encoding AAA family ATPase: MQNIAITKNLKRFQGAFGDLIGRSERIPGLGLVTGPAGTGKTVAATHICHKQNAIYVLADPFWTASSMLGAILHKLSVNPGRVSNAEAFRLAVERMRDTGRSLLVDDADFLFDSSDRNRLVEGLRSLHDKSQQPVIMIGMEKIRSKLHRYPQVLGRMSRSVDFEYLDLEDTRAVLEVICKVSIAPDLSQVIHQRTKGALRLIVVAAETIEAEATAQGWEVVTADQWGDAVLFTGDSRRAA; encoded by the coding sequence GTGCAAAATATTGCGATTACAAAAAACCTGAAAAGGTTTCAGGGAGCGTTTGGGGATTTAATTGGCCGCAGTGAACGAATCCCAGGCCTTGGACTCGTTACCGGCCCGGCCGGGACGGGCAAGACGGTGGCGGCGACCCATATTTGCCACAAGCAAAATGCGATCTACGTGTTGGCGGATCCGTTTTGGACGGCCTCCTCGATGCTAGGAGCGATCCTGCACAAGTTAAGCGTCAACCCCGGTCGGGTGAGTAATGCCGAGGCGTTTCGGTTGGCCGTGGAGAGGATGCGGGACACGGGGCGGTCGCTGCTGGTGGACGACGCGGATTTTCTCTTTGACAGTTCTGACCGAAATCGGCTGGTGGAGGGGCTTCGCAGTTTGCATGACAAGTCTCAGCAGCCGGTGATCATGATTGGGATGGAAAAAATTCGCTCGAAACTCCACCGTTACCCACAAGTCTTGGGTCGGATGTCTCGGTCGGTGGACTTTGAATATTTAGACCTGGAAGACACGCGGGCGGTGTTGGAGGTGATTTGCAAGGTCAGCATCGCGCCTGACCTGTCGCAGGTGATCCACCAACGAACTAAGGGCGCGCTCCGGTTGATTGTGGTGGCAGCGGAAACCATTGAGGCGGAAGCGACGGCCCAGGGCTGGGAAGTGGTTACGGCCGATCAGTGGGGAGACGCTGTTCTCTTTACGGGTGATTCTCGGAGGGCCGCATGA
- a CDS encoding NblA/ycf18 family protein encodes MNLPHLDPDLIQLSLEQQVLIETIKWQIPQMSRGQLEERLLQMTQLAEARQAVIRAMVKGG; translated from the coding sequence ATGAATTTACCCCATTTAGACCCGGATTTGATCCAGTTGAGCCTGGAGCAACAGGTATTGATTGAGACAATTAAGTGGCAAATTCCGCAAATGAGCCGGGGACAGTTGGAGGAACGGTTGTTGCAGATGACGCAGCTAGCCGAGGCGAGACAGGCGGTGATTCGGGCAATGGTCAAGGGAGGTTGA
- a CDS encoding regulatory protein GemA: MAESVRRSLLAKIHVAKKQLGLSEDQYRAIVAGEGGAESCSELTLDELGLVLSEMERLGFKAKQSESLSPRSRDKTVKTQTDRLVALWINLYQAGAVKNRSHQALQEFVIKFLGANVKVMPGVDPLQALSWRQKQKTIGALEKWLRKVREEAKQA; encoded by the coding sequence GTGGCTGAGTCTGTGAGGCGGTCGCTACTGGCAAAAATCCACGTTGCCAAGAAGCAGTTGGGGCTAAGTGAAGACCAATATCGGGCGATTGTGGCTGGCGAGGGCGGGGCTGAGTCCTGCTCGGAGCTAACCCTGGATGAGTTGGGCTTGGTGCTGTCGGAGATGGAGCGACTCGGGTTTAAGGCAAAGCAAAGTGAGTCGCTGTCGCCCAGGAGCCGTGACAAAACGGTGAAAACCCAGACCGACCGATTGGTGGCGTTGTGGATTAACCTTTACCAGGCCGGGGCAGTCAAAAATCGCTCCCACCAGGCCCTGCAAGAGTTTGTGATCAAGTTCCTGGGGGCAAATGTGAAAGTTATGCCGGGGGTTGACCCGCTGCAGGCTTTGAGTTGGCGGCAAAAGCAGAAAACAATTGGGGCGTTGGAGAAGTGGTTGAGGAAGGTCAGAGAGGAGGCGAAGCAGGCGTGA
- a CDS encoding Mor transcription activator family protein translates to MAAVETGGGAVIIEDLRRVLEDKADAFFAAFGGQELYIPKCPTADHSISLEIGVEAATRLGAYFGGTTIYVPWSETRASRNREIAADLAAGTCSLQELSRRYGLSRRHLRRLKGSS, encoded by the coding sequence GTGGCAGCCGTGGAGACGGGAGGAGGCGCGGTGATTATCGAGGATTTGCGGCGGGTGCTGGAGGATAAGGCAGATGCCTTTTTTGCGGCGTTTGGGGGGCAGGAGCTTTATATCCCCAAATGCCCGACCGCTGATCACTCGATTAGTTTGGAGATTGGCGTTGAGGCGGCAACCCGTTTGGGAGCCTATTTTGGCGGGACAACAATCTACGTTCCTTGGTCTGAGACGCGAGCCTCTCGCAACCGGGAGATTGCCGCAGATTTGGCGGCTGGTACCTGTAGCTTGCAGGAGTTGTCACGGCGTTACGGGTTGTCACGCCGGCATTTGCGGCGGCTGAAGGGCAGTTCTTAG
- a CDS encoding glycoside hydrolase family 104 protein, translating into MNVIEAILKPTDRWQDTIRGRLRVFALDLVNNGKRVDQVPVFSGAPRAQELVDPRQDYSGSLRPIPEGIYKIGQPEEHPQGDWGPGIGRLWIPLEVLPEYRVNNRGDFGIHLDSNFATSPGSAGCPVAQKMPTLQTILGWLFAKARPKWLVVDHGQGLLKARGYQYLNFARNPAGVAGKPWLRYPINNTRRAWLDLIAWAEGTGKHPGEEQYRVMFTHKLFSGYADHPRQIQGSGRLRSDAAGRYQFLSTTWDEAKRALGLPSFSPECQDQAALWLIDKKRGALNLIDSGIQIESALNRLSWEWASLPPGRYGQPVRTYAECVQFIRSWQFGVLD; encoded by the coding sequence ATGAACGTAATTGAAGCCATTCTGAAGCCGACTGACCGTTGGCAAGACACCATCCGGGGGCGGTTACGGGTTTTTGCTTTGGATTTGGTCAATAACGGTAAGCGGGTGGATCAAGTTCCGGTGTTTTCCGGCGCACCTCGGGCGCAAGAGTTGGTTGACCCTCGCCAGGATTATTCGGGGAGCCTGAGACCGATTCCTGAGGGTATTTATAAGATTGGGCAACCAGAAGAGCACCCGCAAGGGGATTGGGGGCCTGGGATTGGTCGGCTTTGGATCCCCCTAGAAGTCCTGCCAGAGTATCGGGTGAATAACCGGGGTGATTTTGGGATTCATTTGGACTCAAACTTTGCGACCTCCCCAGGGAGTGCGGGTTGTCCGGTGGCCCAAAAAATGCCCACGCTCCAAACTATTCTGGGTTGGTTATTTGCCAAGGCCCGGCCGAAGTGGCTAGTCGTAGATCATGGACAAGGGTTACTCAAGGCTAGGGGCTATCAATACCTGAACTTTGCTCGTAATCCTGCGGGAGTTGCGGGTAAGCCGTGGTTGCGGTATCCGATAAACAATACTCGCCGGGCCTGGCTCGATTTGATTGCGTGGGCAGAAGGAACGGGCAAGCACCCCGGAGAAGAGCAGTATCGGGTGATGTTTACTCACAAGCTATTTAGTGGGTACGCTGACCATCCCCGGCAAATCCAAGGCAGTGGTCGGTTGCGGTCAGATGCGGCGGGACGGTATCAGTTCCTCTCCACAACTTGGGACGAGGCGAAACGAGCCTTGGGATTGCCTAGCTTTTCCCCAGAGTGTCAAGACCAGGCGGCATTGTGGCTGATCGACAAAAAACGGGGAGCCTTGAACCTTATTGACTCCGGCATCCAGATTGAGTCGGCCTTGAATCGGCTCAGTTGGGAGTGGGCGAGTTTGCCGCCTGGACGCTACGGGCAGCCAGTCCGAACCTATGCCGAGTGTGTGCAGTTTATTCGTTCTTGGCAATTTGGCGTTCTTGATTGA
- a CDS encoding DUF2829 domain-containing protein yields the protein MGGIYNFSEALELLKEGYRLAREGWNGKGMFVCLQAGYPEGVAINQNTADATGLPVGTVCVFRPYLMMFTADRQFVPWVASQSDLLAEDWVLAE from the coding sequence ATGGGTGGTATTTACAATTTTTCCGAGGCTTTGGAACTCCTGAAAGAAGGATATCGGCTAGCTCGTGAAGGCTGGAATGGCAAGGGGATGTTTGTGTGCTTGCAGGCGGGCTATCCAGAGGGGGTTGCAATTAACCAAAACACCGCTGATGCCACTGGCCTGCCCGTGGGAACAGTCTGCGTGTTTAGACCCTATTTGATGATGTTCACGGCGGATCGTCAGTTTGTGCCGTGGGTTGCATCGCAGTCTGATTTGCTGGCCGAGGATTGGGTGCTCGCAGAATGA
- a CDS encoding terminase large subunit domain-containing protein yields MESSSLIELYPYQKRWLTDASRFKIGMFSRQTGKTFTTCLEIVLDCLKTEAEGGRARWVILSRGERQAKEAMDEGVKRFLKLLNVLFEAHDYDWEGSFKALEVELPGGSKITALPANPDTARGFSANCFLDEFAFHKDSRAIWQALFPVISKPGLKLRITSTPNGKGNKFYELVTAAEERRDETPWSLHRVDIYQAVADGLPRDIEQLRKALNDPDSWSQEFELEWLDEASAWLTYELINAVEHSDAGKPDLYTHQPVYLGLDLAVRRDLWVATVLEPVGDVLWSREIVAKRRPSYAEREAIVVGLFERYRVGRLCIDQTGLGEDITVRYQKLFGEFRVEGILFTTPNKLVLANGIKEAFEDRKIRIPIDPQLREDLHKIKKIVTPTGAMRFDADSDSQGHADRFWSLALAIQAASSPAAPIEFHALEPDAPDLTGWADELSLIGGGW; encoded by the coding sequence TTGGAATCCTCTAGCCTGATTGAGCTTTACCCCTATCAGAAGCGATGGTTGACCGATGCCAGCCGCTTCAAGATTGGGATGTTTTCTCGTCAGACTGGCAAAACGTTTACCACCTGCCTGGAGATTGTGCTGGACTGCCTGAAAACGGAAGCAGAAGGGGGGCGGGCCCGATGGGTGATCCTTAGCCGGGGAGAACGCCAGGCCAAGGAAGCGATGGATGAGGGCGTGAAGCGGTTTTTGAAGCTCCTCAATGTCCTATTTGAGGCCCACGATTACGACTGGGAGGGCAGTTTTAAGGCTCTGGAGGTTGAGCTTCCCGGTGGCTCAAAAATTACGGCTCTCCCGGCTAACCCAGACACGGCCCGTGGGTTTTCCGCTAACTGTTTCTTAGATGAATTTGCTTTCCATAAAGACAGTCGGGCAATTTGGCAGGCCCTGTTTCCGGTGATTTCCAAGCCAGGCCTGAAGCTCAGAATCACCAGTACCCCCAACGGCAAGGGCAATAAGTTCTACGAGCTAGTTACCGCTGCCGAGGAAAGACGGGATGAAACGCCTTGGAGCTTGCACCGAGTTGATATTTATCAAGCCGTGGCCGATGGGTTGCCCCGTGATATTGAGCAACTCCGCAAAGCCTTGAATGACCCGGATTCCTGGAGCCAGGAGTTTGAACTGGAGTGGCTAGATGAGGCGAGTGCGTGGCTGACCTATGAGCTAATCAATGCCGTTGAGCATTCGGATGCTGGCAAGCCTGACCTCTACACCCATCAGCCGGTTTATCTGGGGTTAGACCTAGCGGTGCGCCGGGATTTGTGGGTGGCCACGGTGCTGGAGCCAGTTGGGGATGTCCTGTGGTCTCGGGAAATTGTCGCCAAGCGGCGGCCCAGTTATGCCGAGCGGGAGGCGATTGTTGTAGGGCTGTTTGAGCGGTATCGGGTGGGGCGGTTGTGTATTGACCAGACGGGGCTGGGTGAGGATATTACTGTCCGATATCAGAAGCTGTTTGGCGAGTTTCGGGTCGAGGGGATTTTGTTTACTACGCCCAATAAGCTGGTGCTGGCTAATGGGATTAAGGAAGCCTTTGAAGACCGCAAAATCCGCATCCCCATTGACCCGCAACTGCGGGAAGACTTGCACAAAATCAAGAAAATTGTCACCCCAACAGGAGCGATGCGGTTTGATGCCGATTCAGATAGCCAGGGCCACGCTGACCGCTTTTGGTCGTTGGCCTTGGCAATTCAGGCAGCCAGTTCCCCGGCGGCTCCGATTGAGTTTCACGCTTTAGAGCCAGATGCCCCGGATTTGACCGGCTGGGCTGATGAATTGTCGCTGATCGGAGGGGGTTGGTAA
- a CDS encoding DUF935 family protein → MFPHVQVKAPSFSEIATVDGERDITRSWLGELLDSQDPIVRLRGHGRLEIYDKVLEDWQVHSTFQQRRRAVTRYRWEVSPGSRPNQEPGRAEKMAADFIRAVLDSINWDDITDKKLYGVFYGHSVAECMFARDGKQIILDDTKDGIRVRDRKRFVWDKNFGLRLLTREKSLYGEPLPPCKFWVFNTGGDHSDDPNGRGLGSWLYWPVLFKREQVRLELRYLDKFAGGSLIGKYPPGATLAQVKTLKEAMQQLRSGGGAAIPEGMMVEVLQASAAASSYSDFQDRMDESIAKVVLGQVGTSEGVAGQHRGEMQHDVRQDLVISDSDLVCGSFNRQVVKWLTHWNFPGAVPPQVYRKIENDPDPNTQADRDTKIIGLGFAPTLDYVKDQYGEGFIGAGEKGDGAGVPATLLPSLVQVITAVAGGQITATAGRQILVNTIPGITPEMAEAMVEEPPQEQSLDSQLQGALGGDGAAPKDTQQPQDPQQGDAAFSALIDQIQGLVEQPEFAQKKCSKGYPCKNACISTTKKCKSPLPGQASDFAGWVLTQTLTGGTLSAAQNQAAQGITVAQGLGLASTPTTPPPPSAWQNLPSTLTLPAPPAPAPTPPPKKPRAKKVKAATNAPTPPSIPVTGTDRLAEAIKNNDFATVVAESEAIYRDAKAWAKTYVDVARGDVGIDFRAGTTPGNFNKPDPILSVLMQTRTGFGDLPEVISRQEMERELATGKDVLYRGFSSERASFDARFTQLKTGEALGMHGIYGHGLYTAIAKGDDSLDRQNAHSTAVGYDGHGVVKMMPKDGFATVKDSLLKTETKRTQLAFGKWATKERNKLSDQAQADFDQKVKWAERVMWGDEGSAGISGRFAVLKGYDMVDISGVSYDSSYRLLLNRAKVKIQDERVSPRGKTI, encoded by the coding sequence ATGTTTCCTCACGTCCAGGTCAAGGCCCCTAGTTTCTCTGAAATTGCCACCGTTGACGGCGAGCGGGACATTACCCGGAGTTGGCTGGGGGAATTGCTCGACTCTCAAGACCCGATTGTGCGGTTGCGGGGGCACGGGCGGCTGGAGATTTACGACAAGGTTTTAGAGGATTGGCAGGTTCACAGCACGTTCCAGCAACGGCGGCGGGCGGTGACTCGCTATCGTTGGGAAGTTTCTCCCGGTTCCAGGCCCAATCAAGAACCCGGCCGGGCCGAGAAAATGGCGGCGGACTTTATCCGGGCAGTTTTGGACTCGATCAACTGGGATGACATCACCGATAAGAAACTCTACGGCGTGTTTTACGGCCATTCTGTAGCTGAGTGCATGTTTGCTCGGGATGGCAAGCAAATCATCCTGGACGATACGAAAGACGGGATTCGAGTCCGTGACCGGAAGCGGTTTGTTTGGGATAAGAATTTTGGCTTGCGGCTGCTCACCCGTGAAAAGAGCCTCTACGGTGAACCGCTGCCCCCCTGCAAGTTTTGGGTGTTCAATACCGGCGGCGACCACAGTGACGACCCCAATGGGCGTGGTTTAGGCAGTTGGCTCTATTGGCCTGTGCTGTTTAAGCGGGAGCAAGTCAGGCTGGAACTGCGGTATTTAGATAAGTTTGCCGGGGGCAGTTTAATCGGCAAATATCCACCGGGGGCAACGCTGGCCCAGGTAAAAACCCTGAAGGAAGCGATGCAGCAACTCCGGTCTGGGGGCGGGGCGGCAATCCCTGAGGGGATGATGGTCGAGGTCTTGCAAGCCTCGGCCGCAGCCAGTTCCTACAGTGATTTTCAAGACCGGATGGATGAGTCCATCGCCAAGGTGGTACTGGGACAGGTGGGAACCTCGGAGGGCGTGGCAGGCCAGCATCGGGGTGAGATGCAGCATGATGTCCGGCAGGACTTGGTGATTTCCGATAGCGATTTAGTCTGTGGCTCGTTTAACAGGCAAGTGGTGAAGTGGCTCACCCATTGGAACTTTCCCGGTGCTGTGCCCCCCCAGGTCTATCGCAAAATCGAGAACGACCCCGACCCAAATACCCAGGCCGACCGGGATACCAAAATCATTGGGCTTGGCTTTGCTCCGACTCTGGATTATGTCAAAGACCAGTATGGCGAGGGCTTTATTGGGGCGGGTGAGAAGGGTGATGGGGCGGGCGTGCCAGCGACGTTGCTCCCCAGCCTGGTGCAGGTGATTACGGCGGTGGCTGGAGGACAGATTACAGCTACGGCGGGGCGGCAAATCCTGGTCAATACGATCCCTGGAATTACGCCGGAGATGGCTGAAGCAATGGTCGAGGAGCCACCCCAAGAGCAAAGCTTGGATTCTCAGCTTCAGGGGGCGTTAGGGGGTGATGGCGCTGCCCCGAAAGATACTCAGCAACCTCAAGACCCACAGCAGGGGGATGCAGCGTTCAGTGCCTTGATTGACCAGATTCAGGGGTTGGTTGAGCAGCCGGAGTTTGCCCAGAAGAAGTGCAGTAAGGGCTATCCCTGTAAAAATGCTTGTATTTCAACGACCAAAAAGTGTAAGTCTCCTTTGCCAGGCCAGGCTTCGGATTTTGCGGGTTGGGTGTTGACGCAAACACTTACAGGGGGGACTCTCAGTGCTGCCCAAAATCAAGCAGCCCAGGGCATAACTGTTGCACAAGGGCTTGGACTCGCTTCGACCCCCACAACTCCCCCACCCCCGAGTGCATGGCAGAATTTACCCTCTACTTTGACCTTGCCCGCTCCACCTGCCCCTGCTCCAACTCCACCGCCGAAGAAGCCGAGAGCCAAGAAAGTCAAGGCTGCAACAAATGCGCCAACCCCGCCGTCTATTCCGGTAACAGGGACAGACCGACTGGCTGAGGCGATTAAAAACAACGATTTTGCGACAGTGGTGGCCGAGTCTGAGGCGATTTATCGAGATGCCAAGGCCTGGGCTAAGACCTATGTTGACGTAGCACGTGGAGATGTGGGTATTGATTTTAGAGCCGGAACAACTCCGGGTAACTTTAATAAGCCCGACCCGATTCTCTCGGTTTTAATGCAGACCCGAACGGGTTTTGGCGACTTGCCAGAGGTGATATCCAGGCAGGAAATGGAGCGAGAACTGGCTACAGGTAAGGACGTTCTTTATCGAGGATTCTCAAGTGAACGTGCCAGCTTCGATGCTCGATTTACTCAGTTAAAGACTGGCGAAGCCTTGGGTATGCACGGGATTTATGGGCATGGACTCTACACGGCCATTGCCAAAGGGGATGATAGCCTTGACCGTCAAAACGCCCACTCAACGGCTGTTGGCTATGATGGCCACGGGGTTGTCAAGATGATGCCCAAGGATGGCTTTGCAACCGTCAAGGACAGCCTCTTGAAAACTGAAACCAAGCGGACTCAGTTGGCGTTTGGGAAGTGGGCAACTAAAGAACGCAATAAGCTCTCTGACCAAGCCCAAGCTGATTTTGATCAGAAAGTGAAATGGGCGGAGCGGGTGATGTGGGGCGATGAAGGCAGTGCCGGCATTTCCGGCCGGTTTGCAGTTCTTAAAGGCTACGACATGGTTGATATTTCCGGCGTTTCCTATGATTCGAGCTACCGACTGTTGCTTAATCGCGCCAAGGTAAAAATTCAAGATGAGCGGGTTTCTCCCCGTGGAAAAACGATTTAA
- a CDS encoding DUF935 family protein encodes MKIKLPESVTPQQFQQIAPVLIRAILAEGFGGWGGKTDGLTFAVANGEITGQFRDGRGLYTYRLWQEKGQWQREFGPIAGVEDINSPEFAAPDAPEPTTADQFVAQLRDSAGEVIGGWTDQIKELLEDTTDLPEFAAKLYDLYPDLQGEELTAVMGEAMLAASWAGAFEAQDA; translated from the coding sequence ATGAAGATTAAACTACCTGAATCGGTCACGCCCCAACAGTTCCAACAGATTGCCCCGGTGCTGATTCGAGCAATTTTGGCAGAGGGTTTTGGCGGTTGGGGCGGTAAAACCGATGGCCTGACGTTTGCCGTTGCCAATGGTGAAATTACCGGCCAGTTTCGGGATGGACGGGGGCTTTACACCTATCGGCTGTGGCAAGAAAAGGGGCAGTGGCAGCGGGAGTTTGGCCCGATTGCTGGGGTGGAAGATATTAACTCACCCGAATTTGCGGCCCCTGACGCTCCTGAGCCTACCACTGCTGACCAGTTTGTAGCCCAGTTGCGGGACTCGGCCGGTGAGGTGATTGGGGGTTGGACTGACCAGATTAAGGAACTGCTAGAAGACACCACCGACCTGCCGGAATTTGCCGCCAAACTTTATGACCTCTACCCGGATTTGCAGGGGGAGGAATTGACAGCGGTCATGGGTGAGGCGATGCTGGCAGCGAGTTGGGCCGGGGCGTTTGAGGCACA